One stretch of Akkermansia massiliensis DNA includes these proteins:
- a CDS encoding type III pantothenate kinase translates to MTYLLIDNSNTRTKFVLSTPDALLPERYMIPTREVSEERLDEVLAGVHYDAAVVCSVVPRVGEVLKNWIGKPCHFLSCDSRLGVGIDYPHPRQIGADRLANAVGAAAYYGCPCVVVDFGTAVTFDVIGPQCTYLGGVIAPGLASMGDYLERNTALLPAIDPQEPAHAIGTSTVEAMQSGAVYGYRGLVKEILARLEEELGTRPAVVATGGDAALIARGVERIDHVDPDITLNGLRIAAVLNL, encoded by the coding sequence GTGACTTATCTGCTGATCGACAATTCCAATACGCGCACCAAGTTCGTGCTTTCCACGCCGGACGCCCTGCTGCCGGAACGGTACATGATTCCCACCCGGGAGGTGAGCGAGGAACGGCTGGATGAAGTGCTGGCCGGCGTCCATTACGATGCCGCCGTGGTGTGCTCCGTAGTGCCGCGCGTGGGGGAGGTGCTGAAAAACTGGATAGGCAAGCCGTGCCATTTCCTTTCCTGCGATTCCCGGCTGGGCGTGGGCATCGACTACCCCCACCCGCGCCAGATAGGAGCCGACAGGCTGGCGAACGCCGTGGGCGCCGCGGCCTATTACGGCTGCCCGTGCGTCGTGGTGGACTTCGGCACTGCGGTGACCTTTGACGTGATCGGCCCCCAATGCACCTATCTGGGCGGCGTCATTGCTCCAGGGCTTGCCAGCATGGGGGATTACCTGGAGCGCAATACCGCCCTTCTTCCCGCCATCGACCCGCAGGAGCCCGCCCATGCCATTGGAACCAGCACGGTGGAGGCCATGCAGTCCGGCGCCGTGTACGGCTACCGGGGGCTGGTGAAGGAAATCCTGGCCCGGCTGGAGGAGGAGCTGGGCACGCGCCCGGCCGTGGTGGCTACGGGCGGGGACGCCGCGCTGATCGCCAGGGGCGTGGAGCGCATCGACCATGTGGACCCGGATATTACGCTGAACGGTTTGCGGATAGCTGCCGTGCTTAATCTTTGA